A portion of the Thunnus albacares chromosome 23, fThuAlb1.1, whole genome shotgun sequence genome contains these proteins:
- the LOC122975004 gene encoding thioredoxin reductase 1, cytoplasmic-like isoform X3, which produces MDPQTVSSLGPYDYDLLVIGGGSGGLAVAKEAAALRKKVLILDLEAPSLRGTKRELGGSSLNLNSIRKFLQQASLLGKAIQDSQKYGWRFKEDGDLDMCHSWSELVEAVQEQVKSRSLELKRELESCGVFYLNAGGEIVAPHTVQVTDMNGRKRRLTAETLVIATGDRPQYLSVPGDRQYCLTSEDLLSLPHSPGRTLVVGGSAEGLECAGFLSGLGLPVTVMLQPDLLPGFDQKMAQKIENHMLVAGVEFLYHCSLTKVEQAETCSKDILSGVSAVTPQQLSRERRLRVTIVCREGQTKQEDFDTVLLSVGRKACTSDIGLQCVGVQCSQDSGRILVNERDQTSVDHIYAIGSVQHGRPTTTGLSVHAGTLLAHRLYAGDNILVYHSYYWPLEWTLPDRNKNSCYVKVICHIPDHERVVGLHVMGPNAGDILQGFVAAMKCGLTKRQLDATVGLHPGSAQVFTSLTQTQRMSEALMLRGNC; this is translated from the exons GAAGCTGCGGCGCTGAGGAAAAAGGTGCTGATCCTTGACCTTGAGGCTCCATCTTTAAGAGGCACCAAGAGGG aACTGGGAGGTTCCAGTCTCAACTTGAACAGTATCAGGAAGTTTCTTCAACAGGCATCACTACTGGGAAAAGCTATTCAAGACTCTCAGAAATATGGCTGGAGGTTCAAAGAGGATGGTGATTTAGACA TGTGCCACAGCTGGAGTGAACTGGTGGAGGCTGTGCAGGAGCAGGTGAAGTCTCGCAGTTTAGAGCTgaagagagagctggagagctGTGGAGTCTTTTACCTCAATGCTGGTGGAGAGATAGTGGCGCCCCACACAGTGCAG GTGACAGACATGAATGGGAGGAAGAGGCGTCTGACAGCAGAGACCCTGGTCATCGCTACAGGAGACAGACCTCAGTATCTGAGCGTACCTGGAGACAGACAGTACTGCCTAACCAG TGAGGATCTGCTGTCCCTGCCTCACTCTCCAGGTCGGACCCTGGTGGTAGGCGGGTCTGCAGAGGGGTTGGAGTGCGCCGGCTTCCTGTCTGGCCTCGGACTGCCGGTCACCGTCATGCTGCAACCAGACCTCCTCCCGGGGTTTGATCAGAAAATGGCACAGAAGATAGAAAACCACATGCTAGTTGCTGGAGTGGAATTCCTTTATCACTGTTCACTCACCAAG gtGGAGCAAGCTGAAACTTGCAGTAAGGATATCCTTTCAG GTGTTTCTGCAGTGACACCACAGCAGTTGTCCAGGGAAAGGAGACTCAGAGTGACCATTGTCTGCAGGGAGGGCCAAACTAAACAGGAAGACTttgataca GTTCTGCTCTCTGTTGGGAGGAAGGCCTGCACAAGCGACATCGGCCTGCAGTGTGTTGGGGTGCAGTGCAGCCAGGA cagtggCAGGATCCTGGTGAATGAGAGGGATCAGACCAGTGTAGATCATATTTATGCCATTGGATCGGTGCAGCATGGTCGACCCACCACCACAGGCCTCTCAGTGCATGCTGGGACGCTGCTGGCCCATCGCCTCTATGCAGGAGACAACATCTTG GTGTATCACAGCTACTACTGGCCACTGGAGTGGACTCTTCCTGACAGGAATAAAAACTCCTGCTATGTTAAAGTCATCTGTCACATCCCTGACCAT GAACGTGTGGTTGGTCTCCATGTCATGGGCCCCAATGCTGGAGATATCCTTCAAGGCTTTGTTGCAGCAATGAAATGTGGTCTTACCAAACGACAGCTGGACGCCACTGTGGGCCTCCACCCCGGGTCAGCCCAG GTGTTCACCTCATTGACGCAAACTCAACGTATGTCCGAGGCCTTGATGCTGAGAGGGAACTGCTGA
- the LOC122975004 gene encoding thioredoxin reductase 1, cytoplasmic-like isoform X2 → MDPQTVSSLGPYDYDLLVIGGGSGGLAVAKEAAALRKKVLILDLEAPSLRGTKRELGGSSLNLNSIRKFLQQASLLGKAIQDSQKYGWRFKEDGDLDMCHSWSELVEAVQEQVKSRSLELKRELESCGVFYLNAGGEIVAPHTVQVTDMNGRKRRLTAETLVIATGDRPQYLSVPGDRQYCLTSEDLLSLPHSPGRTLVVGGSAEGLECAGFLSGLGLPVTVMLQPDLLPGFDQKMAQKIENHMLVAGVEFLYHCSLTKVEQAETCSKDILSVTPQQLSRERRLRVTIVCREGQTKQEDFDTVLLSVGRKACTSDIGLQCVGVQCSQDSGRILVNERDQTSVDHIYAIGSVQHGRPTTTGLSVHAGTLLAHRLYAGDNILCDYTNVPTVVLTPVEYAACGLSEEKANLTFGEATIEVYHSYYWPLEWTLPDRNKNSCYVKVICHIPDHERVVGLHVMGPNAGDILQGFVAAMKCGLTKRQLDATVGLHPGSAQVFTSLTQTQRMSEALMLRGNC, encoded by the exons GAAGCTGCGGCGCTGAGGAAAAAGGTGCTGATCCTTGACCTTGAGGCTCCATCTTTAAGAGGCACCAAGAGGG aACTGGGAGGTTCCAGTCTCAACTTGAACAGTATCAGGAAGTTTCTTCAACAGGCATCACTACTGGGAAAAGCTATTCAAGACTCTCAGAAATATGGCTGGAGGTTCAAAGAGGATGGTGATTTAGACA TGTGCCACAGCTGGAGTGAACTGGTGGAGGCTGTGCAGGAGCAGGTGAAGTCTCGCAGTTTAGAGCTgaagagagagctggagagctGTGGAGTCTTTTACCTCAATGCTGGTGGAGAGATAGTGGCGCCCCACACAGTGCAG GTGACAGACATGAATGGGAGGAAGAGGCGTCTGACAGCAGAGACCCTGGTCATCGCTACAGGAGACAGACCTCAGTATCTGAGCGTACCTGGAGACAGACAGTACTGCCTAACCAG TGAGGATCTGCTGTCCCTGCCTCACTCTCCAGGTCGGACCCTGGTGGTAGGCGGGTCTGCAGAGGGGTTGGAGTGCGCCGGCTTCCTGTCTGGCCTCGGACTGCCGGTCACCGTCATGCTGCAACCAGACCTCCTCCCGGGGTTTGATCAGAAAATGGCACAGAAGATAGAAAACCACATGCTAGTTGCTGGAGTGGAATTCCTTTATCACTGTTCACTCACCAAG gtGGAGCAAGCTGAAACTTGCAGTAAGGATATCCTTTCAG TGACACCACAGCAGTTGTCCAGGGAAAGGAGACTCAGAGTGACCATTGTCTGCAGGGAGGGCCAAACTAAACAGGAAGACTttgataca GTTCTGCTCTCTGTTGGGAGGAAGGCCTGCACAAGCGACATCGGCCTGCAGTGTGTTGGGGTGCAGTGCAGCCAGGA cagtggCAGGATCCTGGTGAATGAGAGGGATCAGACCAGTGTAGATCATATTTATGCCATTGGATCGGTGCAGCATGGTCGACCCACCACCACAGGCCTCTCAGTGCATGCTGGGACGCTGCTGGCCCATCGCCTCTATGCAGGAGACAACATCTTG TGTGATTACACCAATGTGCCCACTGTTGTGCTCACGCCGGTAGAATATGCTGCCTGTGGTCTGTCTGAGGAGAAAGCCAATCTAACATTTGGAGAAGCCACTATAGAG GTGTATCACAGCTACTACTGGCCACTGGAGTGGACTCTTCCTGACAGGAATAAAAACTCCTGCTATGTTAAAGTCATCTGTCACATCCCTGACCAT GAACGTGTGGTTGGTCTCCATGTCATGGGCCCCAATGCTGGAGATATCCTTCAAGGCTTTGTTGCAGCAATGAAATGTGGTCTTACCAAACGACAGCTGGACGCCACTGTGGGCCTCCACCCCGGGTCAGCCCAG GTGTTCACCTCATTGACGCAAACTCAACGTATGTCCGAGGCCTTGATGCTGAGAGGGAACTGCTGA
- the LOC122975004 gene encoding thioredoxin reductase 1, cytoplasmic-like isoform X1, with protein MDPQTVSSLGPYDYDLLVIGGGSGGLAVAKEAAALRKKVLILDLEAPSLRGTKRELGGSSLNLNSIRKFLQQASLLGKAIQDSQKYGWRFKEDGDLDMCHSWSELVEAVQEQVKSRSLELKRELESCGVFYLNAGGEIVAPHTVQVTDMNGRKRRLTAETLVIATGDRPQYLSVPGDRQYCLTSEDLLSLPHSPGRTLVVGGSAEGLECAGFLSGLGLPVTVMLQPDLLPGFDQKMAQKIENHMLVAGVEFLYHCSLTKVEQAETCSKDILSGVSAVTPQQLSRERRLRVTIVCREGQTKQEDFDTVLLSVGRKACTSDIGLQCVGVQCSQDSGRILVNERDQTSVDHIYAIGSVQHGRPTTTGLSVHAGTLLAHRLYAGDNILCDYTNVPTVVLTPVEYAACGLSEEKANLTFGEATIEVYHSYYWPLEWTLPDRNKNSCYVKVICHIPDHERVVGLHVMGPNAGDILQGFVAAMKCGLTKRQLDATVGLHPGSAQVFTSLTQTQRMSEALMLRGNC; from the exons GAAGCTGCGGCGCTGAGGAAAAAGGTGCTGATCCTTGACCTTGAGGCTCCATCTTTAAGAGGCACCAAGAGGG aACTGGGAGGTTCCAGTCTCAACTTGAACAGTATCAGGAAGTTTCTTCAACAGGCATCACTACTGGGAAAAGCTATTCAAGACTCTCAGAAATATGGCTGGAGGTTCAAAGAGGATGGTGATTTAGACA TGTGCCACAGCTGGAGTGAACTGGTGGAGGCTGTGCAGGAGCAGGTGAAGTCTCGCAGTTTAGAGCTgaagagagagctggagagctGTGGAGTCTTTTACCTCAATGCTGGTGGAGAGATAGTGGCGCCCCACACAGTGCAG GTGACAGACATGAATGGGAGGAAGAGGCGTCTGACAGCAGAGACCCTGGTCATCGCTACAGGAGACAGACCTCAGTATCTGAGCGTACCTGGAGACAGACAGTACTGCCTAACCAG TGAGGATCTGCTGTCCCTGCCTCACTCTCCAGGTCGGACCCTGGTGGTAGGCGGGTCTGCAGAGGGGTTGGAGTGCGCCGGCTTCCTGTCTGGCCTCGGACTGCCGGTCACCGTCATGCTGCAACCAGACCTCCTCCCGGGGTTTGATCAGAAAATGGCACAGAAGATAGAAAACCACATGCTAGTTGCTGGAGTGGAATTCCTTTATCACTGTTCACTCACCAAG gtGGAGCAAGCTGAAACTTGCAGTAAGGATATCCTTTCAG GTGTTTCTGCAGTGACACCACAGCAGTTGTCCAGGGAAAGGAGACTCAGAGTGACCATTGTCTGCAGGGAGGGCCAAACTAAACAGGAAGACTttgataca GTTCTGCTCTCTGTTGGGAGGAAGGCCTGCACAAGCGACATCGGCCTGCAGTGTGTTGGGGTGCAGTGCAGCCAGGA cagtggCAGGATCCTGGTGAATGAGAGGGATCAGACCAGTGTAGATCATATTTATGCCATTGGATCGGTGCAGCATGGTCGACCCACCACCACAGGCCTCTCAGTGCATGCTGGGACGCTGCTGGCCCATCGCCTCTATGCAGGAGACAACATCTTG TGTGATTACACCAATGTGCCCACTGTTGTGCTCACGCCGGTAGAATATGCTGCCTGTGGTCTGTCTGAGGAGAAAGCCAATCTAACATTTGGAGAAGCCACTATAGAG GTGTATCACAGCTACTACTGGCCACTGGAGTGGACTCTTCCTGACAGGAATAAAAACTCCTGCTATGTTAAAGTCATCTGTCACATCCCTGACCAT GAACGTGTGGTTGGTCTCCATGTCATGGGCCCCAATGCTGGAGATATCCTTCAAGGCTTTGTTGCAGCAATGAAATGTGGTCTTACCAAACGACAGCTGGACGCCACTGTGGGCCTCCACCCCGGGTCAGCCCAG GTGTTCACCTCATTGACGCAAACTCAACGTATGTCCGAGGCCTTGATGCTGAGAGGGAACTGCTGA